The sequence CGGTTCGGGCGAGGACGGAGCGGCCGGGTTGACGGTGCGAGTCGGCTCGCTCGTGGGCGGATTCTACGTCGAGGACGACGGCGTCGGCATCCCGGTCGCCGACCGCGAGCGCATCCTCGAATCCGGCTACACGACGGCGGATGACGGCACCGGACTCGGCTTGGGCCTCGTCGACGACATCGCCACCGCCCACGGGTGGTCGGTCGACGTTACGGAGAGCGAGTCGGGTGGCGCGCGCATCGAGTTTACGAACGTCGACTGATAGCGACGGTCGATGGGTCGACCGAAAGAGACGGATTTATCAATAGCCCTCCCTTGCTCCAATATGCAGCGCTCGGTTGGTGTAGTCCGGCCAATCATGTTGGCCTTTCGAGCCGACGACCAGGGTTCAAATCCCTGACCGAGCATGATTCTGACCGAACGGAGTGAGTGACGGAGCGCGCACAGGAGAGGGATTTGAATCAGAGAGCGGCTTCGCCGCGACCGTGGTTCAAATCCCTGACCGAGCATGATTCTCTGTGGCTCATTGCTCGATAGCACTCGCTCCACGAAAACGGGTGAATTTATCATTCGACCCGATATGTAACCGCACACACGACGGTCGTCTCACTCGGAGACTGGACCGCGACTCATCCACCGATGTCGTCTCACTCGTCCCCCGATACAGAGACCGAGCACCTGTCGAAAGATACCGTCTTCTCCCTCCTGAGCAATCAGCGCCGGCGCTACACACTCCAATATCTGGGGCACCACTCGAACGCGGTGTCGCTCCGTGACCTCGCCGCACAGGTCGCCGCGTGGGAAAACGACGTCGCACTCGACGACTTGGAGTACAAGCAGCGCAAGCGTGTCTCCACCGCGCTCCACCAGACCCACCTCCCGAAACTTCACGAAGCAGGCGTCGTCGACTACGACCGCGACGCGGGAACGGTGACGCTCGCCGACCGCGCTGCCGACCTCGACGCCTATCTCGAACTCGTCGGCGAACACGACGTGCCGTGGTGTGCGCTCTATCTTGGACTGTCGACGGTCGCCGCCGTCTGTATCGCCGCGGCGTCCGCTGGCCTGACGCCGTTCGCGTCGCTCCCCAGCCTGTCGCTCGCGGGGGGCCTGATCGCCGCGTTCCTCGTGGCGGCGGGCGTCAACGCTCGGCTGGCACGCCGCCACCACCTCGGACGCGGTGACGACGGCCCGGCCTGAGCGTCAGGCCAACCAGTCGTCCGGCTTCGTGTCGTAATCCACGTCGTCGGCGACGATTCGGGCTTCGAGGTCGGGGTCGAGGGCGTGTGTCTCGAAGTCGTCGCCGTCGTATCGGATGCGCTTGCCGACCTCCGTTGGCGTCGGTTCGCGGTTCCGGCGCTGTGCGATTTCCAGTTCGTGTTCGTCGTACTCGGAGACGACGGTCATCAGGTTGACCGGCCGCCCCCAGAGGTCGTAGGTGCGTTCGAGGACGCGCTTTGCCTGCTCGATGTCGAGGCCGATGCCGTTGTACTGGTGGCCGAGTAGCAGTTCGTTCCGGTTGTCGAAGTTGCCGTCGTACACCGCGACGGTCGGCTTGCCGAAGTTGGTGAACTGCAAGAGCAGTTTCTTCTTCACGTCTTCGGGGTCCGTCGACGCGGCGCGGAAGTCACCCGTCGCCTCCGAGTACTCGTAGGTGAAGTAGTCGTTCGCGTCGACGAACTCCTCGGAGAGGAACGCGTCGATGAAGGTCACGTCGTTGTGGCTCTCGCGGAGTTCGCGCATCCGCCGCCACCCCGCCTCGTACGCCACATCGGCGAGCGCTTCGCTCACCGACCCGTACTTCTCGTCGTCGAACATGTACCGCGCCAGTCGTTCGAGTTCCGACCGGCGGATGCGCCGAAGGAACTCACGGTTCTGGGGCTTGCACAGCGAGAAGTGTCGCTCGGCTAGCCCCGCCCTCGTGAGCACCTTCCACGGGTAGCGCTCGATATCGATATCGCCGGCCCGCGCTCGGTCGAGTGCCTCGGCGTCGACCCGCGGGTCCGCGGGGTCCAACTCCGCGAGCGTCTCGGGCGTAATCGAGGCGATGGCCGGGTCGGGGTCCAGCGCGGCCTGCACGGCCTCGAAGTCGACCACGTCGTGGAAGTTCCGCCAGGTGACGCCCTCGACGCGGAGGAGTTTGTCGACCACCTCGCGCCGGTTGGTCACGTTCTCGACGTACTCCCAGAGCTCCATCCCGAGTTTGTAGGGGTTGAGCCCCGGCGACCCGAGGACACGCGCCATGTGGTCGGCGTAGGTGACGAACTCGTCGTCGCCGGCGAAGCCCTCGTCGCTCATCATCGTCGATTCCCAGAACGCCGCCCACCCCTCGTTGAGCACCTTCGTCATTTTCTGGCCAGCGAAGTAGTACGCCTCCGTCCGCAGGAGTTCGAGAACGTCTTTCTGCCACGGTTCGAACTCGACGGCCTTCCCGGACTCCTCGTCGTACTGCCGGCCGTGTTCGAGGAGGTAGGCGAGGACGTCCGTGTGCGGGTCGTCGAGACGGGCGTCGGCGCGCTCCGATTCGGCGAGGTCGTCTAGCCACTCCTCGTCGAAGGCCTGGCGGCGGACCTCCTCGGACACGTCGAGTTCGTCGAGTCGCTCCCGGAGGTCGGGCGGCGCGTCGCGCTCTCGGCGCTCGTCGGCGCGGGCGAACGCGCGGTGCTGGTCGATGGTGTCCTCCAGACAGAGGACGGCGTCGATGAAACGCTCCACGTCGTCGCGGTCGATGTCCGGGTCCTCGGCGTACTCCCTGACCGTCTCGGCGTGGCGTTCGAGCATGGCGGCGGCGTCGGGGCCCGAACGGTCGTCGCCTGGTCCGTCACCGAAGAGGCCGAACCACTCGTTGTTGGCGAAGAAGTCGGCGTGGGCCTCGACGTGCGTGATGACCGCCTTCTGGTCGGCGAGGGAGTTCGACTCCTGCAGGAAGGCGTGGGCGGGGTTGTCGTTGTTGACGATTTCGAACGCCTTCCCCATGCCGAACTGGTCCTGTTTCTGCTGGCGGTCGTAGGCCATCCCCCACCGCCAGTGGGGATAGCGTCGCTGGAACCCGCCGTAGGCGATGAGTTCGTTCATCTCGTCGTGGTCGACGATCCAGTAGTTGACGGGATACGGGTCGAGCCCCAGTTTCCGCGCCAGGTTCGCTGCCTCGGTGACCGGTTCGTTGAGGCGGGCCGCTTCCCTCCGTGCGTCGATGCGGTCGTCTCTCATTGGTCGTCCTCCGTACTCAGGACCTCATAGATGGCGTCGGTCACGTCCGCCGGGTCCGCGACGGACGTGACGACGACTCGCTCGCTGTCTTCAAACGCGCGTTCGACCTCTTCGGCGTGGGTCGCGTTGATGGCCGGGCCGCCCGGTTGCGTCTCCACGTACGCGTGGCGGTTCGCCGGAATCGACTCCATCAGCGGCACGACGTTCTCGCGGGTGTCGTTGCTGGAGTTCTCGGAGTCGCCCGCCGCGAAGACGTAGCGGTTCCACTCGCTCCAGGGGTAGCGCTCTTCGAGCACCTCGGCGGCGAGTTCGTACGCCGAGGAGATGCGGGTCCCGCCGCCCGACCGGATGCCGAAGAAGTCCTCGCGGTCGACTTCCCACGCCTCCGCGTCGTGGGCGATGTAGACGAACTCCGCGCGGTCGTATTTCCCGGTGAGATACCAGTCCAGCGGCGTGAACGTCCGCTCGACGAGTTCGCGTTTCTCCTGTCGCATGCTGCCCGACACGTCGCGGATGTTCACCACGACCACGTTCTGCTCCGTCTCCTCGGTCACCTCGGGGTGGCGGTAGCGCTCGTCCTCGCGGCGGAAGGGCACGTCGCGCAGGCCGTCGCGATGGATGCGTTCGAGCGTCGTCGTCCGCTCGACGGCCGCCACCATCTCCTCGAAACTCGCCCAGCGCCCGCGCTCGTCGTCCGGAATCGTCTCCCACTCGGTTTCGACCCACGCCCGCGAGACGAGGACGTTCTCCTCGCGACACCAGCGAAACACGTCGTCCGGCGTCGCGTCCGCGACGCGCATCGCCTCGCGGACGAACTCCTCGTCGAAGTCCGTCGCCAGCTTTCGCTTCAACCCCTGCTTGAACAGGCGCTCGAAGTCGAGCGTGCTGTTCGGTCCAGCGCGAGTGAGCTCCGTGTAGTCGCCCTCGACTTCCTCGACGACTTCCTTCCCCTTCGGTTCCAAGTCGAGGCCGAGCTCCTCGTCGAGTTCTTGGGCGAACTCCTCGGGATCCATCTCGTAGTACTCGTGGTCGCCGGCCTCGTCACCGGGGTCGCCGTCCTCGCCCTCGTCGGCTGGGTGGGGCTGGCCGACTGGTTGGCCCGCTTCCGGCGTGCCGTCCTGGCCCTGTCCGACGCCGCCGCGGTCACGGGGGTCGTACTCGAACTCGGGCAGGTCGACGACCTTGATTGGGATTTCGATGCTGTCGGGGTCGCTCCCGCCGAGCGACCCGTGGCGGATGAACTCCGTCAGGTCCTCGCGGCGACGCTCGCCCACCTCGCGGAACCGGTCGAGGTCCTCCCTCAGTCCCATCGGTAGCTCACCTCCCGCATCACCTTGCGGCTGGTCAGCTCCGCCGACGCGGGGGAGTAGCCCTGCGATTCGAGGGCGGCAAGGGTTCGCTCCTTGCAGCGCTCGGTCTCGGTCCCCGACGGCGGGTCGGCCCACTGCGTCGGGTCGAACTCCTCGAACAGCCGTTTCACGTCGGTCCAGTCGTGTGTGTCGAGGACGGCGCGAATGATCGGAATCTCGCTCACGTCCACGTCCTCGATGGCGAAGTCCTCGTCGCGGTTCTCCCACGCGTAGCGGTTGATGGCCGTGATGACCTTCTCCCGACGGAAGCGCTCGACGCGCTCTGTGGGCTCCGGGCCGCGGTACGCGTCGTCGTCGAACCGACCCAGATGCTCCGTCTCGAACACCTTCATCAAGAGCGGGTCGGGGTCGACCGGCCCGCGGTCGGTCGCGACCTGTTCGTCGTTCGCCCACGCGAAGACGTGTTCGACGTACTCCGCGACCGTCGCCTCGTCGACGCCTTTCTCCGCCAGCAGGGCGTCCAACACGTCCGTCTCCTGTCGGTCGTAGACGTAGCTCTTGACGACGGCGAGGCGGTTCTCGTACTCCGCCGCCTCGGCCCGGGAGAACACCGGCGCGTCCGATAGCCCGTCGGCCATCGCGTCGAGCACGTCGTCGGCGGTGACGACGCGTTCGACCGGGAGGTCCGGATGCTGGCGGTCGGCGTCGGTCTGGAGCAAGTCGGCGACGATGTCTCGCGTGTACGTGACGGGAATCCCGTGACTGCCGTCGTCGCCGTCGAACTCGAAGGCGTCGGCCTCGATTCGCTCGTCGCCCTCTTGGAGGTAGCCCTGGTCGAACAGGAGCGCCTTCTCGACGAGGCCGCGGTCGCCGGGCGTGTCCTCGCCGTCGAGACGGGTGACGACGCTGTACAGCGCCGCCGCCTCGACGGCGTGCGGGGCGAGTTCGCGTTCGACCACGCGGCCCCGGCCGTCGCGCATCGGCAACGTCACCCCCGCTCGGACCCGGGCGTCGAGGTCGGCGTACCCCTCGGCTTCCCACACCCCCGTCTCGTTCGTCAGTTCGCGTCGAATCAGTTCGGCTTCGAGCGAGAGGGTAGTCAGGTAGCCGAACTCGTGTTTGTCGAGGCGGCGCTTGAGCGCCTTCAGGGGGTCGCGCCCGTTGCGGTCGGCGTACTTGTCGAGTTCCACATCGAGGTCCGGGTTCGAGATGATGAGCAGCTGCGTATCGATATCCATCCCGATGCCCTTGTCCAACTTCACGCGCCCCTCATCGGGCACGTTCAGGAGTTTGCGGAGCAGGTCCGCGTGCTGGGAGGCGTCCTCCACCACCGTCAACAGGCCGTTGCCCTGCGAGAGGACGCCGTCGTAGGAGAACGCTTGCGGATTCTTCCGCCCGCGCGAATCGAGTTCGCGGAGCATCCCCGGCATCCACGACCCGACCAGACGCTCCTTCGGGGAACCGTCGTCCTCCGAGTGGAGAATCCCGATGCCGCGCCCCACGTCGACGACGTAGTTTTTGACGCGGAGATGGCGCGGGTCGGTGATGGCCGAGAACAGGTTCGTCTCGCCCGCCCGGCGGTACCGCTCTTCGAGGAGGTCGTACGCCTCCCGACAGAACGGGTCGAGGTCCGCTGTCACCCGCGTGGGGACGTGCGCCTCCTCGTTCAGGTCGGCCAGCAACCGCTCTCGCACGTCCGCGGGAAACACCGAGAGCGGGTGTGACTGGACGGGGCTCTCGTACCAGTCGTCCTCGTCGTCCAGTTCGCCGCCGTAGCTCAGCCCGCGTGACTGCTCGGCGCTGTCGACGTTCCACTCGACCGTGTAGCGTCGCCCCGCCTCCGTCTTCGAGTACGCCCGCAACCCGTTGACCAGACAGCGTTTGAGCTCCGATTTCCCGGTGGCGGTCGGGCCGTCGAACCAAATTATCTTCTCGCCTTTCCCCCGGTCCGTGGCGATGGTCCGGAGGTCGTCGACGAAGCCGTTGAGCACGTCGGTGTTGCCGAGGACCGCGTGTTCGCCGTCGTTTTCGGGGTCGTCGAAGAAGCGGTAGCGCTCGCGTTCCTCCCCTTCCTCGACGACCGTTCGAGTGCCCATCGACTCGATGGCTTCGAGGAGGTACTTCGGGGCGTGTGCGGCGATGGAGGGGCGTTCGAAGGCGGTGTCGACGTACTCGTCGAGGCTCATCGGCTCCTCGTAGGCTCCGGCGAGTGCCTCGTCGCTCGCGCGGATGTAGTTCTCCGTCATCCTTCCAGTTCGCTCTTTGCGACCTCCGCGCCGGCGAACTCGAGGACCTCCTGAGCCCCCTCGCGGGAGTAGCCCTGTTCTATCAGCGCGTCCACCCACGCGCTCCGCTCGTCGTCGTCGAGTTCGTTCGCGGACACCAGCGCCGAGAAGTTGATGTTGTGTTTCTTGTCCTCCCAGAGCTTGCGCTCCAGCGCGCGGCGCAGGCGGTCGTTGTCCTGCGGGTCGAACCCCTCGCCCTCGCGGGCGCGGCGACTCACCCAGTTGGAAACTTCCTGTCGGAAGTCGTCCTTGCGGTCGCTTGGAATCTCCAACTTCTCCTCGACGGAGCGCAGGAACGTCTCGTCCGGTTCCTGTTCGCGTCCCGTGAGCTCGTCGGTCACGGTGGCGTCGTCGATGTACGCCATCACGTGGTCCATGTACTTCTCGCCCTGGCGCTGGATTTCGTCCACGTCGTACGCGAGGGCGTGGCGCACGTCTTCGATGGCGCGCTCTTTGTACTCCTCGCGCACGAGTTCGAGATAGCGGTGGTAGCGGTCGACGTTCGCCTCGGGGATGGAGCCGTGGTTTTCGAGGTTGCGCTCGAAGTGGGTGAATATCGAGAGCGGCGAGAGGTACGACCGGTCGCGGTGGGTGGCGTCCATGATGGCCTCGGCGATTTCGTCGCCGATGAACCGGGCCGAGACGCCGTCCATCCCCTCCGCGATGTCGGCGTTCGCCTCCCCCTCCTCGCGCAGCTTCTTGACGTCGATGTCGTCGGTCTCGTCGATTTCGCCGTTGTACGCCTTGGCCTTCTGGACGAGCGTCACCGTCTCGCCGTCGGGGTCGGTGATG is a genomic window of Haloplanus vescus containing:
- a CDS encoding DUF7344 domain-containing protein encodes the protein MSSHSSPDTETEHLSKDTVFSLLSNQRRRYTLQYLGHHSNAVSLRDLAAQVAAWENDVALDDLEYKQRKRVSTALHQTHLPKLHEAGVVDYDRDAGTVTLADRAADLDAYLELVGEHDVPWCALYLGLSTVAAVCIAAASAGLTPFASLPSLSLAGGLIAAFLVAAGVNARLARRHHLGRGDDGPA
- a CDS encoding SpoVR family protein; translated protein: MRDDRIDARREAARLNEPVTEAANLARKLGLDPYPVNYWIVDHDEMNELIAYGGFQRRYPHWRWGMAYDRQQKQDQFGMGKAFEIVNNDNPAHAFLQESNSLADQKAVITHVEAHADFFANNEWFGLFGDGPGDDRSGPDAAAMLERHAETVREYAEDPDIDRDDVERFIDAVLCLEDTIDQHRAFARADERRERDAPPDLRERLDELDVSEEVRRQAFDEEWLDDLAESERADARLDDPHTDVLAYLLEHGRQYDEESGKAVEFEPWQKDVLELLRTEAYYFAGQKMTKVLNEGWAAFWESTMMSDEGFAGDDEFVTYADHMARVLGSPGLNPYKLGMELWEYVENVTNRREVVDKLLRVEGVTWRNFHDVVDFEAVQAALDPDPAIASITPETLAELDPADPRVDAEALDRARAGDIDIERYPWKVLTRAGLAERHFSLCKPQNREFLRRIRRSELERLARYMFDDEKYGSVSEALADVAYEAGWRRMRELRESHNDVTFIDAFLSEEFVDANDYFTYEYSEATGDFRAASTDPEDVKKKLLLQFTNFGKPTVAVYDGNFDNRNELLLGHQYNGIGLDIEQAKRVLERTYDLWGRPVNLMTVVSEYDEHELEIAQRRNREPTPTEVGKRIRYDGDDFETHALDPDLEARIVADDVDYDTKPDDWLA
- a CDS encoding YeaH/YhbH family protein, coding for MGLREDLDRFREVGERRREDLTEFIRHGSLGGSDPDSIEIPIKVVDLPEFEYDPRDRGGVGQGQDGTPEAGQPVGQPHPADEGEDGDPGDEAGDHEYYEMDPEEFAQELDEELGLDLEPKGKEVVEEVEGDYTELTRAGPNSTLDFERLFKQGLKRKLATDFDEEFVREAMRVADATPDDVFRWCREENVLVSRAWVETEWETIPDDERGRWASFEEMVAAVERTTTLERIHRDGLRDVPFRREDERYRHPEVTEETEQNVVVVNIRDVSGSMRQEKRELVERTFTPLDWYLTGKYDRAEFVYIAHDAEAWEVDREDFFGIRSGGGTRISSAYELAAEVLEERYPWSEWNRYVFAAGDSENSSNDTRENVVPLMESIPANRHAYVETQPGGPAINATHAEEVERAFEDSERVVVTSVADPADVTDAIYEVLSTEDDQ
- a CDS encoding PrkA family serine protein kinase — its product is MTENYIRASDEALAGAYEEPMSLDEYVDTAFERPSIAAHAPKYLLEAIESMGTRTVVEEGEERERYRFFDDPENDGEHAVLGNTDVLNGFVDDLRTIATDRGKGEKIIWFDGPTATGKSELKRCLVNGLRAYSKTEAGRRYTVEWNVDSAEQSRGLSYGGELDDEDDWYESPVQSHPLSVFPADVRERLLADLNEEAHVPTRVTADLDPFCREAYDLLEERYRRAGETNLFSAITDPRHLRVKNYVVDVGRGIGILHSEDDGSPKERLVGSWMPGMLRELDSRGRKNPQAFSYDGVLSQGNGLLTVVEDASQHADLLRKLLNVPDEGRVKLDKGIGMDIDTQLLIISNPDLDVELDKYADRNGRDPLKALKRRLDKHEFGYLTTLSLEAELIRRELTNETGVWEAEGYADLDARVRAGVTLPMRDGRGRVVERELAPHAVEAAALYSVVTRLDGEDTPGDRGLVEKALLFDQGYLQEGDERIEADAFEFDGDDGSHGIPVTYTRDIVADLLQTDADRQHPDLPVERVVTADDVLDAMADGLSDAPVFSRAEAAEYENRLAVVKSYVYDRQETDVLDALLAEKGVDEATVAEYVEHVFAWANDEQVATDRGPVDPDPLLMKVFETEHLGRFDDDAYRGPEPTERVERFRREKVITAINRYAWENRDEDFAIEDVDVSEIPIIRAVLDTHDWTDVKRLFEEFDPTQWADPPSGTETERCKERTLAALESQGYSPASAELTSRKVMREVSYRWD